A window of the Myxocyprinus asiaticus isolate MX2 ecotype Aquarium Trade chromosome 11, UBuf_Myxa_2, whole genome shotgun sequence genome harbors these coding sequences:
- the LOC127448394 gene encoding mediator of RNA polymerase II transcription subunit 4-like — MLALSRTQKLPHLGEETQILELLVQRDKEFQELLQMAVEQGRVHQEMQTLEKEVEKRDSDIQQLQKQLKEVEHILATAVYQAKEKLKSIEKARKGSISSEEIIKYAHRISASNAVCAPLNWVPGDPRRPYPTDLEMRSGMLGHMSNMSTNGVNGHLPGDALAAGRLPDVLTPQYPWQSTDVSMGILPPRHGNDFGLEPPGHNKENEDDVEAMSTDSSSSSSDSD; from the exons ATGTTGGCACTTTCCAGGACACAGAAGCTGCCCCACCTTGGAGAGGAGACACAG ATTTTGGAGCTGTTAGTGCAGAGAGATAAAGAGTTTCAGGAGTTGTTGCAGATGGCAGTGGAGCAGGGAAGAGTGCACCAAGAGATGCAGACACTGGAGAAGGAAGTTGAGAAGAGAGACAGTGATATCCAGCAGCTCCAGAAACAACTCAAAGAGGTGGAGCATATACTG GCCACTGCTGTCTACCAAGCCAAAGAGAAACTGAAGTCTATTGAAAAGGCcagaaaag GGAGTATTTCTTCAGAGGAGATTATCAAGTATGCTCACAGGATTAGTGCCAGTAATGCAGTTTGTGCTCCTCTTAACTGGGTTCCAG gtgACCCACGCAGGCCGTACCCCACTGATCTGGAAATGCGCAGTGGAATGCTGGGTCACATGAGCAACATGTCCACCAATGGAGTGAACGGACACCTGCCCGGAGATGCATTGGCTGCTGGAAGATTACCAG ATGTGCTAACCCCACAGTATCCTTGGCAGTCCACCGATGTTTCCATGGGGATTCTGCCTCCTCGCCATGGCAACGATTTTGGCCTTGAGCCACCTGGTCATAACAAGGAAAATGAAGATGATGTCGAGGCCATGTCAACAGATTCCTCCAGCAGCAGCAGTGACTCAGACTGA